The genomic window TCTGGTTGACTTCCATGATGAAACGGGCCGATTTGTCGGCGCTGTCCCCGTAAATCACCCCTCCCACCTCGATGCGGGTTTGCAGACCGGGCACATCCGATTTCAGTTTCTTGCGGATCACCTGACGGTCGTTGGCCACCACCCCCACCGGATACCCTCCAAGCCATCCCAGAGCGCACACGATGCTCTGGCCGTAATCCGGTTTGTACTCCTCAAAATGGCTGTCGTCGAGGAGGGCTCTCAGCACCTCCCGCACGTTGTAGGTTTTGCTGCCGTCCAGACTGACCAGTTCGGTGAAGTCCTGCTGGCTCTGGGGGGCCTTGGGGGCTTTGCGTTTCTGTGCCCACGGTGCGGTGTATTTGCGGGTTTGCATTTCGGCCAGAGCACGGATCCTCTGGATGGCGCTCAGGTCGTCTTTTTCTTTGTAGTCCACCGTGCCAGAGATTTCAGCGTGAACGGCTGCCCCGCCCAGACTTTCGGAATCGATGTTCTGTCCGATGGCGGCCTTCACCAGTGCAGGTCCGGCCAGATACAGCCCTGAGCCTTCGGTCATGATCAGGGTGTCGCACATGACCGGAAGGTAAGCCCCACCTGCCACGCAGTTCCCCATGATGGCAGCAATCTGGGGAATGCCCAGAGCGCTCATGCGGGCATTCAGGTAGAACACCCGTCCAAAATCGTCCTGATCCGGGAAAATCTCGTCTTGCATGGGCAGGTAAACCCCTGCGGAATCCACCAGATAGACCACTGGAATGTGGTTTTCCAGAGCGATGGTCTGTGCCCGGATCACTTTTTTGGCGGTGATGGGAAAGAAAGCCCCGGCTTTCACGGTGGCGTCGTTGGCGATGATCATCCACGGTCTGCCCTGAATGGATCCGATGCCTGCAACCGTTCCTCCAGAGGGGCATCCACCCACGTCCTGATACATTTCAAACCCAGCAAGGGTCATCAGTTCATCAAAGACGGTCCCCTCGTCGATCAGGTGGGCAATGCGTTCTCGGGCAGTGAGACGGTTTTTCTGGTGTTGCCGCTCAATGGCTTTTTTTCCACCGCCCAGATGGGTTTGGGACACCGTTTGCTGCAACAGTTCAAGGGCCTCGGGCCAGTTCTTCGGTTGTGAAGTCATGCTTAAAGTATGACAGATTTTGTGTCTGTCGTGAAGAAAATGTCATGGATTTGAGCCTGCGGTTTGCCGAGGGCCGAGCGCAGAAGGCAAAACCATGGATCCCTCCGCAACACGCTTGTTTCACCCTCGGGACTCCCGATGATCTTCATGCCCCTCTGTCACCATCTGTAAAAACACTTTTGCCACCTCAGGATCAAAATGGGTGCCAATGCCCTGCTGGATGATCTGAAGGGCCTCTGGGACCGTCATGGCCTTGCGGTAAGGGCGGTCACTGGTCAGGGCGTCGTACACATCGGCCAGAGCGAAAATCCGGGCATACAAAGGAATGTTTTCGCCTTTGAGACCTGCGGGATATCCCGAGCCGTCCCATTTCTCGTGGTGGTGGTAAGGGATGTCTCGGGCCTCGCCCAGAAAACCGACATGCTCCAGCCAGCGTCGGGCATAGACAGGGTGCTGCTGCATGGTTTGGAATTCCTCTGGGGTCAATTTGTCGGGCTTGAGCAGGATGCTGTCAGGAACAGCCATTTTCCCGATGTCGTGCAACAATCCACCCCAGTAAATCTGCTGGAGTTGTTTTTCGTCCAACCCGAGTTTCTGGCCCAGCTTCACACTGATTTCGGTCACCCGGCGCGTGTGTTCATGGGTTTCATCGTCACGCAGTTCCAGCGCATGGGTCCAGCCTTCCACCGCAGCCGTGTAGGTTTCTGCCAGTTGCTGTTGCTGTTCTTGCAAAGTGCTCAGGGAAACGGACAACTCCTGATTGGCATGGGTGAGTTTGTGCGTGGCCTGCTGAACCAGCACAAAAATCAATCCTGCGGATGCCAGCACAAAAAAGATCCCTTTGGCGGTGCTGACCTGTTCCAGAAAACCCTTGAAAGCAGGAATTTCGTACAACAGGTGATCGGTCACCAGAATCCACAACACCGACACCAGCAGATACACCCCAGCAACCCTTGCTGCTGGTCGCCAATTGGGGGTGCCAGAGGGGACTTTGACGGGCCTCTGCATGTCCGGTTGTTCCACTTCGGGGGGATGCACCATGTCAATTCCCTTCGTGTTTCTGAAGTCTGGATCACATTGTTTCATCAGCATAATTCAGAAACCCTCACACAAAGGTGATTGCCCCTGTTGAAGCCAGGGTCAACCCAAAATCTGACCTCTGGCATGTCATCGGAAAAAGCATTCAGCTTTCAGCAAAAAGCTCACCTTCAGGCTTTTGACAACATCAACACATCAAGACTCAAAATGAAATCCCATCAGATTGAAGCTCAAAAGGCAGCAAGAAAACTTTCCTGCGGGCTGACCGCTGATCGCTGACGGCTGATGGCTCTCTGTTTGTATTGCCCGAACATCAACTTTGCGTTGACCCTGCTGTTGAAGCTCGGCATTCCAGCAAGCCTCACCGTGTGGAACGTGCAAATGGGTTAGACTCTGCCTATGACAGAGGCCCGTACCGAAACGCGGACCCAGACCCAGCGTCCGCCCCTGTACAAAGTGATTTTGCTCAATGATGATTACACGCCCATGGATTACGTGGTGCGCGTCCTGATTGACTTTTTTCGCAAGAGCCCGGCGCAGGCCACCCGAATCATGATGGCGGTCCATCAGGAAGGCTCGGGGGTGTGTGGGGTGTATCCCTTTGAAGTGGCAGAAACCAAAGTGCATCAGGTGAATTCCGATGCCCGTCAGCATGGCTTTCCCCTCAAATGCATCATGGAGGCAGAATGATCACCGAAACCCTTGAACAGAGCATCCAGAGGGCGGTGCAACTGGCCCACAGTTATGGCCATGAGTACATTACCTTGGAGCACATGCTCTATGCCCTGATGGACGACGAAGATGCCCGTCCGGTGTTGCTGGCCTGCGGCATCGACCTGTCCATTCTGGAAGACGCTCTGGAAACCGAGTTCGACAACATGGAAGGCTTCGACGATGCCCGTCCGACATCCACGCTGGCCTTTGACCGGGTGCTGCAAAGGGCTTTGCGCCAGATGCGCTCTGCCCAGCAGGAACAGGTGACGGGGGCACAGGTGCTGGTGGCCCTGCTCGATGAAGACACCTCGGTGGCCCGGTTTCTGCTGGAAGAACAGGGCATGACCCGTCTGGATGCCATCGAGTTCATTTCACATGGCAAGCGCAAGCACCAGGTCACCACCGAACAACCCGGAATGCCCACCCAACTGCCTTTGGGCAATCCAGAGAATGACCCTCTGAAGCTGTACTGCGTGGACCTCACCGAAAAAGCCAGAGACGGTCAGATTGACCCGATGATTGGCCGGGATGCCGAAGTGGAGCGCACCATGCAGGTGCTGGCAAGGCGCACCAAAAACAACCCGGTGCTGGTTGGGGAACCCGGTGTGGGAAAAACCGCGATTGTTGAAGGATTGGCCCGCAAAATTGCCCTGGGGGAAGTGCCCGAGTTGCTTTCCGACATGACCCTGTATTCTTTGGACATGGGGGCGTTGCTGGCCGGAACCCGTTACCGTGGGGATTTCGAAGAACGCCTGAAAGCCGTGATTGCTGCTCTGGAAGGGCGCAAGGTGATCCTGTTCATTGATGAGATCCACACCATTGTGCGGGCTGGAGCCGTGGAAGGTGGGGCGATGGACGCCAGCAACCTGCTGAAGCCTGCCCTCAGCAAAGGGCATTTGCGCACCATCGGGGCCACCACCTACGAGGAGTACAAGCACCTTGAAAAAGACCGTGCCCTCGGGCGACGATTCCAGAAAATTGATGTTCCAGAACCCTCTCAGGAGGATGCAGTCAAAATTCTGGAGGGCATCGCCCCTTATTATGAAAAGCACCACAACCTGAAATTCACCCGGGCCGCTTTGCGTGCTGCTGTTGAACTCAGTTCCCAGTACATCACCGACCGGCGTTTGCCAGACAAAGCCATCGATGTCATCGATGAAGCGGGGGCTCTGGAAATCCTCAAGCCCCCCTCCAAACGGGCCAAAACCATCACGCCAAAACACATGGAAGCGGTGGTGGCCAAGATTGCCCGCCTGCCTCTGGGGGCCATCCAGAAAACCGAGCAGACCAAATTGCAGGACCTCGAAGCTGAACTCTTGCAGGTGGTTTACGGTCAGGATCAGGCCGTCAAAGAGGTCTCCGACACTGTGAAACTGGCCCGAGCAGGCCTCCGTCAGGAAGGCAAACCTGTGGGTGCTTTCCTGTTCGCAGGCCCCACTGGAGTGGGCAAAACCGAACTGGCCAAACAACTGGCCAAAGTGCTCGGGGCGGAATTTCTGCGCTTCGACATGTCCGAGTACATGGAAAAACACAGTGTGGCCCGCCTGATTGGTGCTCCTCCCGGCTATGTGGGCTTCGATCAGGGAGGTCTCCTGACCGATCAGGTGATGCGCTATCCCCAGAGCGTGGTCCTGCTGGACGAGATCGAAAAAGCCCACCCTGACGTGTACAACATCCTCTTACAGGTCATGGATTACGGCAAACTCACCGATCACAACGGCAAACACATCGATTTCCGTGGTGTGGTTCTGATCCTGACCACCAACGCTGGGGCAGAGGAGAGCGCAAAAAGCCCGGTGGGTTTTGGGCGCACCCTTCGGGTTGGCGAGGACATCGAAGCCATCAAACGCACCTTCACCCCTGAGTTCCGCAACCGACTGGACGCCATCGTGTCCTTCAAACCTCTGGCCCGCGAAACCATGGGTCTGGTGGTCAACAAGTTCCTGCGTGAACTTCAGGGCCAACTGAAAGCCAAAAACGTGGTTCTGAACGTGAATGAACTGGCTGTTCAGTGGTTCTCTGAAAAAGGCTACGATCCAGCCATGGGTGCCCGTCCTCTGGCACGGGTCATTCAGGAGCACCTCAAAAAACCTCTGGCAGATGCCATTTTGTTTGGCAAGTTGAACAAAGGTGGAGAGGTGCAGGTGACGGTGAAAGAGGGAAAATTGTCGTTGGACATTGCTGAAAATTGACCTTCAGCAATGGTTTTGCTCTGGCAGATGTCAAGACCATTCTGCACATCCCTCAAGTCCGTCACACTTTTCAGGCTGCAAACCCAGCAAACTGAAGGTGGGCAGTTGTGGCCATTCGCAGAAGTGCATGGTGCACATTGAAGATGTTCTGAATTTCATGGACATGGGGTTCGCCTCATGTCCATCTGACTGAAGTCCTGCCAAACCCCTAGAGGTGGAACGCTCTGGAATGCTGATTGACCGATTGATCCGCCAACTCAAAACCGACCCACAACACAAGGTGTCGCGTCCACGCATGTATGAACTGTTCATGATGCGGGGTGAAGTGCTGCCTTACGATTTGCGGTGGTTTTACAACCAGTGCGGAGAGGTTCGTTTGTTTTTCAGGCAAGAGCGGTATTTGACTCTGCTGGAACCCACAGATCTGGTGCAGGCCAACCTGAAAATCACCGGCAAGGACTATGAATACGACATCTCCTCTTACTGGTATGTGTTCGCACAGGATGCAGATGGAGAGTACCTGTCCATTGACCTGCACCCCGAGCGTCTGGGGCACATTTACGACACCAACCATGTGAACCACGCTCTGGAGGGTTACACCCCGATCATTGCCCTGTCGTTCAGTGAATTTCTGGAGCGCACTCTGGAATCCCGCCCCAATTATTACTGGCTGAATCGGGAATTCAGGGGGTATGGGGATGCTTATGACAACATCGAAGAAGAATGGGATGAAGACGCCATTTATTGAGAAATGGGACCCAAAAAGAAATCAAGGGCTGAAATTTTAAGAGAAATCGAAAGATCAATGACACTTGAACTTCGCCATGAGCATTTTCTGGCCTTTTGTAACAATTTGATGTATGAAGTGATATAGATGTGTGAATTCTCCTCCCCAATGGTTTTAGCGATTGAAGCGTCAAACTCCACCAGACATCAAGCTAGACAAATTCAGGTCTGGAAAACATCCCACCCTGCCCTTAGATTGTGGAAATGTCTCCCCTTCATTTTCCCAAACGGCTTTTCCTGATGGTCTCTGCAAGCGCTCTGGTTTTTGGACTGGCGACTGCCCAAAATGTTTCTGCCTTGGAAGACCGGATTCTGGGCATGGCCACCGAGCCCCAGAAATTCAACGCTTCTGCACCTTCAGAAGTCAGCAACATCACCGCCACCGCCAGAGGGGTGTCTTACAGCTTTGAAGAAGCTGGAGATTTTGGATATGCAGAATTGCAGGTGCTGGAGCAGGACCCTACCGCATGGAAACTGGATTTGCTGGAAGCCACTCTGGACAACCTGAAATTTGCCAGTGCCCCAGAGTTGCTGTTCACCCTCAAGGATGCAGAAGGGGATGAGACCCTCGAAGGCTTTGCTTTTTCCAGTGGTCCACTCAAAGATGTGGTTCTGCTGCGCAAAAATGAAGGCACCTCAAAGGGATATCCTCAGTTCGCAACAGTTGCTTATTTCAAAGCAGTGGCGAATGATCCTCAGGAAAGGGACCTCCTGTACGACGAATTGCAAGAATACAAGCTGGCTCCGTTCTACTTTTATGGCAAGAACAAAGCCGATTTTTGCCAGAAGTCCTTCGTGACCTGCGCGAAATAAACCAATTGAAACAAATCTGACCCTGCCATTGGCAGGGTTTTTTGCTGTCCCCTCCCGAGTTCACCCTTTTCTTTGAATAATCGTATACGATTATATCAACACTTGAGCTTCCCCACGGAGGAACCATGACCCGGAAATCCCTGCAAAGCCTGACCCAGCAAGACGACTTCATCTCGCGCCACCTTGGCCCCAGTGAACACGAAATTCAAGAGATGCTTTCCACCCTCGGGGTGAACAGCCTTGAAGAACTGGTGGATTCCACCCTGCCAGAGAGCATCCGCTTCAACGGCGAATTGAAAGTGGGCCGCACCTTCACCGAAGTGGAGGCCCTCGCAGACCTGAAAAGCAAGGCCAGCAAAAACAAAGTCTTCAAAAGCTACATCGGCATGGGATATTACGGAACCCTGGTTCCCAACGTGATTTTGCGCAACATCCTGGAAAATCCCGGCTGGTACACCGCCTACACCCCTTATCAGGCAGAGATTTCTCAGGGCCGTCTGGAAATGCTGCTGAATTACCAGCAAGTGGTGATGGACCTGACCGCCATGGAAGTGGCGAACGCGAGCCTTCTGGACGAGGCCACCGCTGCCGCAGAAGCCATGACCCTTGCCAAACGCTCCAACAAAAAGAGCAAGAGCAACACCTACTTCGTGGCCAGTGATGTGCACCCCCAGACGCTGGACGTGATCCAGACCCGTGCACAGTATTTCGGCTTTGACGTGGTGGTGGGCAACCCCGAGACCGACCTCCAGAACCATGATGTGTTCGGGGTGCAACTGCAATATCCCAACACCTACGGCGAAGTGAAAGACCTGACAGGCGTCATTGAAGCGGCCCACAAAAAAGGCGCTCTGGTGACGGTGGCCACCGACCTGATGGCCCTCACGGTGCTCAAAGCCCCCGGCGAAATGGGCGCAGATGTGGTCATTGGCAACTCCCAGCGCTTCGGGGTGCCCATGGGCTTTGGTGGTCCCCACGCTGCCTTCATGGCCTGCCGTGACGAGTACAAACGCAGTGCCCCCGGACGCATCATCGGGGTGTCCAGAGACACCAGAGGCAACACCGCCTACCGCATGGCCATGCAAACCCGTGAGCAGCACATCCGCCGTGAGAAAGCCACCAGCAACATCTGCACCGCTCAGGCTTTGCTGGCCAACATGGCTGCCGCTTATGCTGTGTACCACGGTCCTGAAACCCTGAAAACCATCGCTGAACGCATTGAGCGCTTCACCTCTCTGGTGCGCGTGGCCTTGCAGGAAGCCGGGTTTCAGCCCAACACCACCTACTTTGACACCCTCACCTTCGAAGGCAACTCCACAGAAATCCAGAGCCGTGCTCTGGCCGCCGAAATCAACCTGCGTTATGAAAACGGCAAAGTGGGCCTCTCCCTTGATGAGACGGTCACCCTGCAAGACCTTGCTGTGCTGATTGAAGTGCTGACCGGCAAACCCGCAGACCTGAATGCACTGGATCAAAAAGTGGTCTCAGAGGACATCTCGGGCATTCCTGCAAGCTTGGTTCGCACCAGCAGTTACCTGCAACACCCCGTCTTCAACACCCACCACAGCGAACACGGCATGCTGCGTTACCTCAAGCACCTGGAGAACAAAGACTACAGCCTCGTGCACGGCATGATTCCTCTGGGCTCCTGCACCATGAAGCTGAACGCCACCGCCGAAATGATCCCTGTGACGTGGCCCGAGTTCGGCAACATTCACCCCTTTGCCCCCGTAGACCAGACCGAAGGTTATCTGGAGATGATCACCGAACTGGAAAACTGGCTGGCCGATGTGACCGGCTACGACGCGGTTTCCATGCAGCCCAACAGCGGTGCTCAGGGTGAATACGCTGGCCTCTTGGTCATCAAGAAGTACCACGAAGCCAGAGGAGAAGGCCACCGCAACATCTGCCTGATTCCCTCCAGTGCCCACGGCACCAACCCCGCCACCGCCAGCATGATGGGCATGGACGTGGTGGTCGTGAAGTGCGACGACAACGGCAACGTGGACCTTGAGGACCTGAAAGCCAAAACCGAGAAACACAGTGCCAACCTTGCTGCATTGATGGTGACTTACCCCTCCACCCACGGGGTCTACGAAGAGGCCATCACCGAAATCTGTGACCTGATCCACCAGCACGGCGGTCAGGTGTACATGGACGGGGCCAACATGAACGCTCAGGTGGGCCTTGCCAAACCCGGTCTCATCGGGTCAGACGTGAGCCACCTCAACCTCCACAAGACCTTCGCCATTCCCCACGGTGGTGGTGGCCCCGGCATGGGACCCATCGGCGTGAAAGCCCATCTTGCCCCCTACCTGCCCAACCACAAGGTGCGCCCTGTGAACGCCAGCAGCACCGGAGCGGTCAGTGCAGCCCCTTACGGCAGCGGAGCCATCCTGCCGATCAGCTGGATGTACATCAAGATGCTGGGCAACGAAGGCCTCAAAAAATCCACAGAAGTGGCCCTGCTGAACGCCAACTACATCGCCCGCAAACTCTCTGGACACTACCCTGTGCTGTACACCGGACGGCATGACCGGGTGGCCCACGAATGCATCATCGACATCCGTCCGCTCAAGGAAGCCACTGGCATCACCGAAGAGGACATCGCCAAGCGCCTGATGGACTACGGATTCCACGCCCCCACCATGAGTTTCCCTGTGCCCGGAACCCTGATGATCGAGCCCACCGAGTCCGAGCCCAAAGCCGAACTGGACCGCTTCATTGAGGCGATGGTCAGCATCCGTCAGGAAATCCGCGAAGTGGAAGACGGCCTGATCAAAGCCGAAGAGACCGCCCTGCACAACGCCCCCCACACCATGGCCGACCTGACCGACGCAAACTGGGACCGAGCCTACACTCGGGAAACCGCTGTGTTCCCCAGCCGTCACACCAGAGCCAGCAAATACTGGCCCAGCGTGAACCGCGTGGACAACGTGTACGGAGACCGCAACTTCGTGTGTGCCTGCCCACCCATCAGCGAATACGAAGAAGAGGACCTCACCCCGTCCCTCTCCTGACAGATGGGGATTAACCTTCACTGCGAGCTGTGCTCGATCCTCTCCCTGTCAGGGAGAGGATTTTTTTGCTCTGGCCCGAGCTTCCCACCCTCTCCCAAAATGGGAGAGGGACGGGGTGAGGGTACCCTGCTACTGCTCTGGCTTCCCAGCAATCTCCTGACGAATTTGTTCCAGCACCCCTTCCAGATTGCGGTGAACTTCCCAGTTCTGAAATCGGAGCACCTTGCACCCCCTTTGCTCCAATTGCTGGGTTCTCCAGAGGTCGTATCCTTCACGCCCCAGGTGGCTGCTGCCGTCCAGTTCGATCACCAGCAGGTGTTCTGCACAGAAAAAGTCAGCATAAAAGGGTGGCAGGGGATGTTGTCGCCTGAATTTGGCTCCCAGTTGTCGGTTGCGCAGGTGTTGCCAGAGGGTTTCCTCGGCAGGTGTGCTCTTATGTCTGAGGGTTCTGGCCCTCTGCGTCTGAAGGGATGACATGAAGGTGTTTTACTGGACCACCCGCACAACACGCATCTGGAGGATGCCTGAGGTGTTTCTCATGGAAATGGTCAGGAAAAGCTTAAGTGTAAACCTCTCCCGCCCCCAGAGCCCCTGAAACCGTCACCCGATTGCGCCCCTCTTTCTTGGAGGTGTACAGCGCTTCGTCGGCCTTGCCAATCAACTCATCCAGAGATTTCGCGGCCCCCTGCACTGCCACGCCCAGACTGGCCGTGATGGAGATGTGCTGGTCTGGCAGCAGGATGGGGGTTTCCTCCAGAGCCTGACGCAGTTTCTCAGCAATGTGCTGGGTGTCAGAGGCATCCTCGCCTTGCACCAGACAGATGAACTCCTCGCCCCCGTAACGGGCAAAGAGGTCGGTCTGGCGCAGGTTGTTTTTGCACACTTTTGCCACGTGCCTCAGCACCTCGTCGCCAATCTGGTGGCCGTAGGTGTCGTTGATTTTTTTGAAGTAATCCACATCCAGCATGACCACACCCAGTTGCCCACCCAACCCTCGGGCTTTCTGGAACTCGGGTTCGGCCAGTTCAAAGAAGTGACGGCGGTTGGTGACCTGTGTGAGGGCATCGGTCCGGGCGATGTGGGCCAGTTGCATCTCAGCCTGCTTGCGTGCGGTGATGTCAAAGAGCACCAGCACATGTCCGGCCACCTGTCCACGCTGTTCGCGGATGGGAGAATACTGCACAGAGAAACAGGCGTCCTGATCCCCTTGTTTTAAAGTGACTTCCTCTGGAATGCTGTCCAGAGACTGGATTTGCAGCCGTTCGCCCAGAATCTCTCTGGGGGTTTTGCCGATGCTGTCCTGCGCCTCAGGCCCCACCAGTTTCTGTGCGTAGGGATTGAGGTCCACGATTCGGCCCATCAGGTCCAGCACCACGATGGCTGCGTTGATGTTTTTCACCACCAGATGGTGGGCAATCGGCACCAGTTTAAGGGCCCCATACCTGAAAAGCGCCAGTGCAAAGAACACCCCAGAGAACAGGAAGAAGAAAATCACCTCGTCGATTTTGGGAATCAGGTCCATCCCGAACACATCCTCGGTCATGCGTCCGGCCAGAGGAATGAACCCGCCCAGCAGCAACCAGAGGGCCTGTTTTTTGAAGAAGGGGGAAGTGGTGCGGTAAAAATTGAAGTACACCACCACGCTGGACAGGATCCCGAGGTAGCAGGTGGCAGCGTAAATCCAGAAGTAAAACCCGTGTCCGCTCTGGGTTTCAGGGAAGCCGGGTTTTGTTTCGATGAAGGTCCACATCCAGTTGTGCAGTCCGTGGGTGAACACCACGCCCCAGGTGGTCAGCACCGAAAGCACCATCAGGGGGGTCAGGGCGGTTTTGAGGAGGTGCTGCTGGTTGCTCATCACCAGTGAGAACACGAGCCACAGGAGGGGGGCCGTGGCACTGCCCAGGTATTTGATTTTCAGCCAGAAAATTTTGCCTTCCAAGGTCACGCTGGAGAGTTCCATCAGGTAGCAGAACGTCCAGATGCCCAGAGAGGCCATCACCAGTGCAAAAAGCCGTGCTGCCGTGTTGGCTTTGGGCAGGGCATAAAGGGCCAGTCCGACCATGATGCACAGGGAAAAGACAAAAGGCAGGATGTATGGGGTGTATTCCAACTGCATGTCCACCTCGTGGGGTCAGAAAATTAGACTCATGGTAGCACTGCTTACGATTTGAGGGCAGAAGGCGTTCAATTGAAGATGTTCAAGGCAGTTCAGGCCAGCTTGGAAGAAGCCAAAGCATGAAGCACAAGCTTTGCAGCTGGCCTTCTGCTTTCTGCCTTCTGCCCTCAGCCCACACTGTCACCCCCCTGTTTCTGGGTATCATCAACCATGTCACGATTCAGAGCGGTCTGGATTGCCATTTTCTTTCATTCAAGTGCGCTGGCGGCAGGTCCGTTCGAGCCCCTCTCTGGCAGTGAGATCAGCACTGCGGTCAATGTCCTGAAGCTGTATGGCAAAGCCTATTCCTCCACCCGGTTTTCCCTGATCACCCTGCAAGAACCCGAGAAAACCGAAGTGTACCAGAACAAAACCTCCTTCAGAAAAGCCAGAGTGGTGCTTTACGAGCGCAGCAAGAACCTGACGGCAGAAGCCACCATCGATTTGCAAAAGAAAACCATCCTGAGTTTCACAGAGCTTCCGGGCACGCAGCCGGGTTTCATGACCGATGATTTTGTGATTGCGCAGCAACTGGTGGGCCGCGATCCACGCTGGTTGGAAGCCATGCGCAAAAGGGGCATTTCTCCGGCTCAGGCGATGCTGGAAACCGCTGGAGGCCGGGTCTATGAAGACGATGGAGATGCCAGAGTGCTGGTGGTCACCTCGTACCTGCGTGCAGGCGCATGGAATGGTTATGCGAGGCCCATTGAAGGGGTGGTGGCCCGTGTGGATGTCGCCAGACGGGTGGTTCT from Deinococcus misasensis DSM 22328 includes these protein-coding regions:
- a CDS encoding histidine kinase N-terminal 7TM domain-containing diguanylate cyclase, which translates into the protein MQLEYTPYILPFVFSLCIMVGLALYALPKANTAARLFALVMASLGIWTFCYLMELSSVTLEGKIFWLKIKYLGSATAPLLWLVFSLVMSNQQHLLKTALTPLMVLSVLTTWGVVFTHGLHNWMWTFIETKPGFPETQSGHGFYFWIYAATCYLGILSSVVVYFNFYRTTSPFFKKQALWLLLGGFIPLAGRMTEDVFGMDLIPKIDEVIFFFLFSGVFFALALFRYGALKLVPIAHHLVVKNINAAIVVLDLMGRIVDLNPYAQKLVGPEAQDSIGKTPREILGERLQIQSLDSIPEEVTLKQGDQDACFSVQYSPIREQRGQVAGHVLVLFDITARKQAEMQLAHIARTDALTQVTNRRHFFELAEPEFQKARGLGGQLGVVMLDVDYFKKINDTYGHQIGDEVLRHVAKVCKNNLRQTDLFARYGGEEFICLVQGEDASDTQHIAEKLRQALEETPILLPDQHISITASLGVAVQGAAKSLDELIGKADEALYTSKKEGRNRVTVSGALGAGEVYT